A genome region from Cucurbita pepo subsp. pepo cultivar mu-cu-16 chromosome LG02, ASM280686v2, whole genome shotgun sequence includes the following:
- the LOC111788318 gene encoding uncharacterized protein LOC111788318: protein MAAKVTKVIASIEQSIPVTQHNAQVIDVESIKCECCGLTEECTPAYIGRVRERYEGRWICGLCAEAVKDESIRSQSKITTGEAVKRHMKFHKAFKSSIPPVNPTEDLISAMKQLFRRSLDSPKKDASRSLGRSNSCFSSMPRRRSHYD, encoded by the coding sequence ATGGCGGCGAAAGTGACGAAGGTGATCGCAAGCATCGAGCAATCGATTCCGGTGACGCAGCACAACGCTCAAGTCATCGACGTGGAGTCGATAAAATGCGAGTGTTGTGGATTGACAGAGGAGTGTACTCCAGCGTACATCGGTCGAGTGCGCGAGAGGTATGAAGGGCGTTGGATTTGTGGACTCTGTGCGGAGGCTGTGAAAGACGAATCTATCAGATCTCAGAGCAAAATCACCACAGGTGAAGCGGTGAAGAGGCACATGAAGTTTCACAAAGCATTCAAATCTTCAATTCCGCCGGTGAATCCGACTGAGGATTTGATTTCGGCTATGAAACAGCTTTTCCGTCGCTCTCTGGACTCTCCAAAGAAAGACGCCTCGCGATCGCTTGGCCGTTCCAATAGCTGTTTCTCCTCCATGCCGAGGCGGCGAAGTCATTACGATTAG
- the LOC111788141 gene encoding polyadenylate-binding protein-interacting protein 7 isoform X1, whose amino-acid sequence MNVSKKGTKTFEAKQNIGSKVTALNPNAAEFIPFSLRASPVGSSSVPDLTARFSTSGTLGKAVLDRTESSVSNNSDDEARQFWRHQLPDDITPDFKSMGEDENLSLGNISMAGLSLHDDSETSLFAANIGSEYLLNDQQDSNLNHFNGSQFADKFRFSSAYGEDPSSASLFQISNKPWQKPVLNSNQPVSNEQHLPYHNNSGRGLAMDVLGKQTTTDESDILNPVEFLALQFPGFAAESLAEVYFANGGDLNLTVEMLCQLELQVDGEISQNLNSKTVSAPNLSAVDFPALTVSGNQNGHPKFDGADLQQSSNSYLSSDKDGMLFFKSSTAPSRGAADFASTVRKLASQDSGMWKYNGNGSADDSIGSSRSSHTLASKYTTGGHGKDTYSERLLHQGSARAAPVWLETGEAVGNMYTEQREEARDHARLRNAYFEQARQAYLIGNKALAKELSMKGQLHNMQMKAAHGRAQESIYRQRNQIGADSPGNGRGHERMIDLHGLHVSEAIHVLKHELSVLRGTARASGQRLQVYICVGTGHHTRGSRTPARLPVAVQRYLIEEEGLDFSEPQPGLLRVVIY is encoded by the exons ATGAATGTGTCCAAGAAAGGAACGAAAACCTTTGAggcaaaacaaaacattggAAGCAAGGTGACAGCTTTGAATCCAAATGCTGCtgagttcattcccttctccctCAGAGCATCTCCAGTTGGAAGTAGCAGCGTGCCAGACTTGACAGCAAGATTTTCTACTTCTGGGACATTGGGGAAAGCTGTTCTAGATCGGACTGAGTCGTCTGTATCAAATAATTCTGATGATGAGGCCCGCCAATTCTGGAGGCATCAGCTCCCTGATGATATCACACCTGATTTCAAGTCAATGGGAGAAGATGAGAACCTATCTCTTGGAAATATTTCAATGGCAGGCCTGTCCCTGCATGATGACAGCGAAACCTCTTTATTCGCTGCTAATATTGGCAGTGAATATTTGTTGAATGATCAGCAGGATTCAAATCTGAATCACTTTAATGGGAGTCAATTTGCTGATAAGTTTAGATTTTCTTCCGCTTATGGAGAAGATCCATCTTCAGCCAGtcttttccaaatttcaaataaaccTTGGCAGAAGCCAGTTCTCAATAGCAATCAACCTGTTAGCAACGAGCAGCACCTTCCTTATCACAACAATTCCGGGAGGGGATTAGCCATGGATGTCTTGGGCAAGCAAACAACAACGGATGAAAGTGATATTCTGAACCCTGTTGAGTTTCTGGCTTTACAGTTCCCTGGTTTTGCTGCTGAAAGCCTCGCAGAAGTTTACTTTGCTAATGGCGGTGACTTAAACCTGACGGTTGAGATGCTCTGTCAATTAGAG CTTCAAGTTGATGGTGAGATAAGTCAAAACCTGAATTCCAAGACAGTGTCTGCTCCCAATCTTAGTGCAGTGGACTTTCCTGCGCTTACAGTGTCAGGTAATCAAAACGGTCATCCAAAATTTGATGGGGCTGATCTCCAACAAAGTAGCAACTCTTATCTCTCTTCTGATAAGGATGGCATGCTTTTCTTCAAATCCAGCACCGCCCCATCTAGAGGTGCTGCAGATTTTGCTTCCACTGTCAGGAAATTGGCATCTCAGGATTCTGGTATGTGGAAGTACAATGGAAATGGTTCTGCTGATGATTCTATTGGCTCAAGTAGAAGTTCTCATACTTTAGCTAGCAAGTATACTACTGGTGGTCATGGGAAAGACACCTATAGTGAGAGGTTGCTACATCAAGGTTCAGCTCGGGCTGCTCCTGTTTGGCTTGAAACTGGCGAAGCAGTTG GAAACATGTATACTGAGCAGCGGGAGGAAGCACGTGATCATGCACGGCTGCGAAATGCATATTTTGAACAG GCACGACAAGCATACCTCATCGGTAACAAGGCTTTAGCGAAGGAACTAAGTATGAAGGGACAATTACATAATATGCAAATGAAGGCAGCTCATGGAAGGGCCCAAGAATCTATTTATCGGCAGAG GAATCAAATAGGTGCAGACAGTCCAGGAAATGGAAGAGGACACGAACGCATGATCGACTTGCACGGATTGCACGTTAGTGAAGCGATTCATGTCTTGAAGCACGAGCTGAGCGTGCTGAGGGGTACTGCCAGGGCCTCCGGACAACGTCTGCAGGTTTATATTTGTGTTGGAACAGGACACCACACCCGGGGCTCCCGCACTCCTGCTAGACTTCCGGTAGCTGTACAGAGATATTTGATCGAAGAGGAAGGCCTCGACTTCAGCGAACCTCAACCAGGGCTGCTCAGAGTTGTGATTTATTAA
- the LOC111788141 gene encoding polyadenylate-binding protein-interacting protein 7 isoform X3 codes for MNVSKKGTKTFEAKQNIGSKVTALNPNAAEFIPFSLRASPVGSSSVPDLTARFSTSGTLGKAVLDRTESSVSNNSDDEARQFWRHQLPDDITPDFKSMGEDENLSLGNISMAGLSLHDDSETSLFAANIGSEYLLNDQQDSNLNHFNGSQFADKFRFSSAYGEDPSSASLFQISNKPWQKPVLNSNQPVSNEQHLPYHNNSGRGLAMDVLGKQTTTDESDILNPVEFLALQFPGFAAESLAEVYFANGGDLNLTVEMLCQLELQVDGEISQNLNSKTVSAPNLSAVDFPALTVSGNQNGHPKFDGADLQQSSNSYLSSDKDGMLFFKSSTAPSRGAADFASTVRKLASQDSGMWKYNGNGSADDSIGSSRSSHTLASKYTTGGHGKDTYSERLLHQGSARAAPVWLETGEAVGNMYTEQREEARDHARLRNAYFEQARQAYLIGNKALAKELSMKGQLHNMQMKAAHGRAQESIYRQRVMARFS; via the exons ATGAATGTGTCCAAGAAAGGAACGAAAACCTTTGAggcaaaacaaaacattggAAGCAAGGTGACAGCTTTGAATCCAAATGCTGCtgagttcattcccttctccctCAGAGCATCTCCAGTTGGAAGTAGCAGCGTGCCAGACTTGACAGCAAGATTTTCTACTTCTGGGACATTGGGGAAAGCTGTTCTAGATCGGACTGAGTCGTCTGTATCAAATAATTCTGATGATGAGGCCCGCCAATTCTGGAGGCATCAGCTCCCTGATGATATCACACCTGATTTCAAGTCAATGGGAGAAGATGAGAACCTATCTCTTGGAAATATTTCAATGGCAGGCCTGTCCCTGCATGATGACAGCGAAACCTCTTTATTCGCTGCTAATATTGGCAGTGAATATTTGTTGAATGATCAGCAGGATTCAAATCTGAATCACTTTAATGGGAGTCAATTTGCTGATAAGTTTAGATTTTCTTCCGCTTATGGAGAAGATCCATCTTCAGCCAGtcttttccaaatttcaaataaaccTTGGCAGAAGCCAGTTCTCAATAGCAATCAACCTGTTAGCAACGAGCAGCACCTTCCTTATCACAACAATTCCGGGAGGGGATTAGCCATGGATGTCTTGGGCAAGCAAACAACAACGGATGAAAGTGATATTCTGAACCCTGTTGAGTTTCTGGCTTTACAGTTCCCTGGTTTTGCTGCTGAAAGCCTCGCAGAAGTTTACTTTGCTAATGGCGGTGACTTAAACCTGACGGTTGAGATGCTCTGTCAATTAGAG CTTCAAGTTGATGGTGAGATAAGTCAAAACCTGAATTCCAAGACAGTGTCTGCTCCCAATCTTAGTGCAGTGGACTTTCCTGCGCTTACAGTGTCAGGTAATCAAAACGGTCATCCAAAATTTGATGGGGCTGATCTCCAACAAAGTAGCAACTCTTATCTCTCTTCTGATAAGGATGGCATGCTTTTCTTCAAATCCAGCACCGCCCCATCTAGAGGTGCTGCAGATTTTGCTTCCACTGTCAGGAAATTGGCATCTCAGGATTCTGGTATGTGGAAGTACAATGGAAATGGTTCTGCTGATGATTCTATTGGCTCAAGTAGAAGTTCTCATACTTTAGCTAGCAAGTATACTACTGGTGGTCATGGGAAAGACACCTATAGTGAGAGGTTGCTACATCAAGGTTCAGCTCGGGCTGCTCCTGTTTGGCTTGAAACTGGCGAAGCAGTTG GAAACATGTATACTGAGCAGCGGGAGGAAGCACGTGATCATGCACGGCTGCGAAATGCATATTTTGAACAG GCACGACAAGCATACCTCATCGGTAACAAGGCTTTAGCGAAGGAACTAAGTATGAAGGGACAATTACATAATATGCAAATGAAGGCAGCTCATGGAAGGGCCCAAGAATCTATTTATCGGCAGAG AGTGATGGCACGCTTTTCTTAA
- the LOC111788141 gene encoding polyadenylate-binding protein-interacting protein 7 isoform X2 encodes MNVSKKGTKTFEAKQNIGSKVTALNPNAAEFIPFSLRASPVGSSSVPDLTARFSTSGTLGKAVLDRTESSVSNNSDDEARQFWRHQLPDDITPDFKSMGEDENLSLGNISMAGLSLHDDSETSLFAANIGSEYLLNDQQDSNLNHFNGSQFADKFRFSSAYGEDPSSASLFQISNKPWQKPVLNSNQPVSNEQHLPYHNNSGRGLAMDVLGKQTTTDESDILNPVEFLALQFPGFAAESLAEVYFANGGDLNLTVEMLCQLELQVDGEISQNLNSKTVSAPNLSAVDFPALTVSGNQNGHPKFDGADLQQSSNSYLSSDKDGMLFFKSSTAPSRGAADFASTVRKLASQDSGMWKYNGNGSADDSIGSSRSSHTLASKYTTGGHGKDTYSERLLHQGSARAAPVWLETGEAVGNMYTEQREEARDHARLRNAYFEQARQAYLIGNKALAKELSMKGQLHNMQMKAAHGRAQESIYRQRFVSHLDSNKVDAE; translated from the exons ATGAATGTGTCCAAGAAAGGAACGAAAACCTTTGAggcaaaacaaaacattggAAGCAAGGTGACAGCTTTGAATCCAAATGCTGCtgagttcattcccttctccctCAGAGCATCTCCAGTTGGAAGTAGCAGCGTGCCAGACTTGACAGCAAGATTTTCTACTTCTGGGACATTGGGGAAAGCTGTTCTAGATCGGACTGAGTCGTCTGTATCAAATAATTCTGATGATGAGGCCCGCCAATTCTGGAGGCATCAGCTCCCTGATGATATCACACCTGATTTCAAGTCAATGGGAGAAGATGAGAACCTATCTCTTGGAAATATTTCAATGGCAGGCCTGTCCCTGCATGATGACAGCGAAACCTCTTTATTCGCTGCTAATATTGGCAGTGAATATTTGTTGAATGATCAGCAGGATTCAAATCTGAATCACTTTAATGGGAGTCAATTTGCTGATAAGTTTAGATTTTCTTCCGCTTATGGAGAAGATCCATCTTCAGCCAGtcttttccaaatttcaaataaaccTTGGCAGAAGCCAGTTCTCAATAGCAATCAACCTGTTAGCAACGAGCAGCACCTTCCTTATCACAACAATTCCGGGAGGGGATTAGCCATGGATGTCTTGGGCAAGCAAACAACAACGGATGAAAGTGATATTCTGAACCCTGTTGAGTTTCTGGCTTTACAGTTCCCTGGTTTTGCTGCTGAAAGCCTCGCAGAAGTTTACTTTGCTAATGGCGGTGACTTAAACCTGACGGTTGAGATGCTCTGTCAATTAGAG CTTCAAGTTGATGGTGAGATAAGTCAAAACCTGAATTCCAAGACAGTGTCTGCTCCCAATCTTAGTGCAGTGGACTTTCCTGCGCTTACAGTGTCAGGTAATCAAAACGGTCATCCAAAATTTGATGGGGCTGATCTCCAACAAAGTAGCAACTCTTATCTCTCTTCTGATAAGGATGGCATGCTTTTCTTCAAATCCAGCACCGCCCCATCTAGAGGTGCTGCAGATTTTGCTTCCACTGTCAGGAAATTGGCATCTCAGGATTCTGGTATGTGGAAGTACAATGGAAATGGTTCTGCTGATGATTCTATTGGCTCAAGTAGAAGTTCTCATACTTTAGCTAGCAAGTATACTACTGGTGGTCATGGGAAAGACACCTATAGTGAGAGGTTGCTACATCAAGGTTCAGCTCGGGCTGCTCCTGTTTGGCTTGAAACTGGCGAAGCAGTTG GAAACATGTATACTGAGCAGCGGGAGGAAGCACGTGATCATGCACGGCTGCGAAATGCATATTTTGAACAG GCACGACAAGCATACCTCATCGGTAACAAGGCTTTAGCGAAGGAACTAAGTATGAAGGGACAATTACATAATATGCAAATGAAGGCAGCTCATGGAAGGGCCCAAGAATCTATTTATCGGCAGAGGTTTGTTTCCCATCTCGATTCGAACAAGGTTGATGCAG AGTGA
- the LOC111788332 gene encoding uncharacterized protein LOC111788332: MPPPMTTTTIFFLPTIQSSSRCLRSRNLAPHSRTQEAEAFGFNRHWQGLNPLSKWRMANTSANYNFTNQKDVTILFVDAIEVEAFNSKTLFLIGCYTIVDIEMNIIKLSRVELNQICRFK, translated from the exons ATGCCGCCGccgatgacgacgacgactatcttcttccttccaacCATACAGTCTTCTTCTCGCTGTCTTCGATCTCGCAATCTCGCTCCACACTCGCGCACTCAAGAGGCCGAAGCGTTCGGCTTCAATCGCCACTGGCAAGGACTCAATCCTTTGAGTAAATGGAGAATGGCCAATACTTCTGCAAAT TATAATTTCACGAATCAGAAGGACGttacaattttgtttgttgacGCCATTGAGGTTGAAGCTTTCAACTCAAAAACTCTGTTCCTGATTGGATGCTATACCATCG TTGATATTGAAATGAACATAATAAAGCTTTCGAGGGTTGAGCTGAATCAAATCTGCAGATTCAAGTAA
- the LOC111788294 gene encoding ethylene-responsive transcription factor ERF017-like, with protein MADRRNSGSETNEESGGQILKYKGVRKRKWGKWVSEIRLPNSRDRIWLGSYDKPEQAARAFDAAQFCLRGPHAKFNFSDSPPEIDGGDRLSAQEIQAAAAKFAVEHGGEERVKTGSSSSNEEAVTGKQCSGAVDSGDGSSVWAAWDLLDGGSDFGFGNIMCRNEMVYDSDIIFPGQENMEDRFVDGGEYFCHEANFLWNFDNH; from the coding sequence ATGGCGGACCGTCGGAACTCAGGCAGTGAAACGAATGAAGAGTCGGGTGGTCAGATTTTGAAGTACAAAGGTGTACGAAAGAGGAAATGGGGCAAATGGGTCTCTGAAATTCGGCTGCCCAACAGCCGTGACCGTATTTGGTTGGGTTCTTACGACAAACCAGAGCAAGCGGCGCGTGCTTTCGACGCGGCGCAATTCTGTCTACGCGGTCCCCATGCGAAGTTTAATTTTTCAGATAGTCCGCCTGAAATTGACGGCGGCGACCGGCTTTCGGCTCAGGAGATTCAGGCAGCCGCAGCGAAGTTCGCTGTCGAGCACGGCGGAGAGGAACGAGTTAAAACGGGTAGTAGTAGTAGCAATGAGGAGGCTGTAACCGGTAAACAGTGTTCAGGGGCGGTTGACAGCGGAGATGGAAGCAGCGTTTGGGCGGCTTGGGACTTGTTGGACGGTGGTTCGGATTTTGGGTTCGGTAatattatgtgtcggaatgaAATGGTCTATGATAGCGACATTATTTTCCCGGGACAAGAAAATATGGAGGATAGGTTTGTTGATGGTGGAGAATATTTTTGTCACGAGGCTAATTTCCTATGGAACTTTGATAATCATTAA